Proteins found in one Amycolatopsis aidingensis genomic segment:
- a CDS encoding Cmx/CmrA family chloramphenicol efflux MFS transporter, producing the protein MPLAVYVLGLSIFALGTSEFMIAGLLPDIAADLAVSIPDAGLLISAFAVGMLVGAPLLAAATLRLPRKLTLLGMLTIFAVSHLAGALASSYGLLFASRIVAALACAGFWAVAAVTTISLVPGNRRGPALAVLAGGLTVANVLGVPAGTFLGQHAGWRAAFLAVALLAALALAGVLLLVPATRASGAERPRLSAELRVYTRPRLWLALGITVFTTAMITGTFSYLSPLLTELSGLPSGWVPGALGLFGLGALLGITLGGRVADAHPLRTLACGVAGAIGVLAVLALAGSVTPVAVAGVFLLGFAGFLTNPALNTRVFALAEGAPTLAGATNVSAFNTGIVAAPWLAGLALDAGLGYRSVPLVSIALGVLALTGIALATALHRRPARQLTP; encoded by the coding sequence GTGCCACTCGCCGTCTACGTGCTGGGGCTGAGCATCTTCGCGCTCGGCACCTCCGAGTTCATGATCGCCGGCCTGCTGCCGGACATCGCCGCCGATCTCGCGGTCAGCATCCCGGACGCGGGCCTGCTCATCTCCGCCTTCGCGGTCGGGATGCTGGTCGGCGCGCCGCTGCTCGCGGCGGCCACCCTGCGGCTGCCGCGCAAGCTCACCCTGCTCGGCATGCTCACGATCTTCGCCGTCAGCCACCTGGCCGGCGCGCTGGCCAGCTCCTACGGCCTGCTGTTCGCCTCCCGGATCGTGGCCGCCCTGGCCTGCGCCGGGTTCTGGGCGGTCGCCGCGGTGACCACGATCAGCCTGGTGCCCGGTAACCGGCGCGGGCCGGCCCTTGCCGTGCTCGCGGGCGGGCTGACCGTGGCGAACGTGCTCGGCGTTCCCGCGGGCACGTTCCTCGGCCAGCACGCAGGCTGGCGGGCTGCCTTCCTGGCGGTGGCCCTGCTGGCGGCGCTGGCGCTGGCCGGGGTGCTGCTGCTGGTCCCGGCGACCAGGGCGAGCGGGGCCGAGCGGCCGCGCCTTTCCGCCGAGCTGCGGGTGTACACCCGGCCGCGGCTGTGGCTGGCGCTGGGCATCACCGTGTTCACCACCGCGATGATCACCGGCACCTTCAGCTACCTCTCCCCGCTGCTGACCGAGCTGAGCGGGCTGCCATCCGGATGGGTCCCCGGGGCGCTCGGCCTGTTCGGGCTGGGGGCCCTGCTGGGCATCACCCTCGGCGGACGGGTCGCCGACGCTCATCCACTGCGCACCCTGGCCTGCGGTGTCGCCGGGGCGATCGGGGTGCTGGCGGTACTGGCGCTGGCGGGCTCGGTCACCCCGGTCGCGGTCGCCGGGGTCTTCCTGCTCGGCTTCGCCGGGTTCCTCACCAACCCGGCGCTGAACACCCGGGTGTTCGCCCTGGCAGAGGGCGCGCCCACGCTGGCGGGCGCCACCAACGTGTCGGCCTTCAACACCGGCATCGTGGCCGCGCCCTGGCTGGCCGGCCTCGCCCTGGACGCCGGCCTCGGCTACCGGAGCGTCCCCTTGGTGAGCATCGCGCTCGGCGTGCTCGCCCTCACCGGCATCGCGCTGGCCACCGCACTGCACCGCCGCCCCGCCAGACAACTGACACCATAG
- a CDS encoding TetR/AcrR family transcriptional regulator, whose product MARPREFDEQHAVERAMHAFWDSGYEGTSTEQLCAATGLGRSSIYNTFTSKHALFRRSLRHYSQTAHQRQLELIEGAGTVRAKVRTLLTRLIEEELEHGRRGCLAVNTVVELGGRDAEISTDLRRDFDQLIEAWRAAIQRAQREGEIDRKADPLALAQFIHSTVGGLRLMARSGADRAALENVLEVALTTLR is encoded by the coding sequence ATGGCACGGCCACGCGAGTTCGACGAGCAGCACGCAGTCGAGCGAGCCATGCACGCGTTCTGGGACTCCGGATACGAGGGCACCTCGACCGAACAGCTGTGCGCGGCCACCGGGCTCGGCCGCAGCAGCATCTACAACACCTTCACCAGCAAGCACGCCCTGTTCCGCCGCTCGCTGCGGCACTACTCGCAAACGGCACACCAGCGCCAGCTGGAACTGATCGAGGGAGCGGGGACCGTGCGGGCCAAGGTGCGGACACTGCTCACCCGGCTGATCGAGGAGGAACTGGAGCATGGCCGACGCGGCTGCCTCGCGGTGAACACCGTGGTGGAACTCGGCGGCAGGGACGCCGAGATCAGCACCGATCTGCGCCGCGACTTCGACCAGCTGATCGAGGCCTGGCGCGCGGCGATCCAGCGGGCCCAGCGCGAGGGCGAGATCGACCGGAAGGCCGACCCGCTGGCACTGGCCCAGTTCATCCACTCCACCGTCGGCGGGCTGCGGCTGATGGCGCGCAGCGGAGCCGACCGGGCCGCGCTGGAGAACGTGCTGGAGGTCGCCCTCACCACCCTCCGCTGA
- a CDS encoding vWA domain-containing protein — protein MTYSYGPWHEGPDPLAPPADLRDALDEIGQDVMAGASPRSALEELLRRGTASTPGLDELTRRLWQRRAEIQRRHRLDGTLREVQRLLADALRSEREALAADPGEEARFREAQLDLLPTGTAAAVAELGEYEWTSPQAAEDYQRIRQLLGRELLDSRFQGMKEALAGTTGQDVERVQAMLADLNALLSAHARGFADIEERFAEFMRRHGEFFPENPSSIDELIDVLAARAAAAQRMLNSMTPEQRAELAELSQQAFGDPRLAQQLSRLDEQLRGLRPGEDWTSAGRFRGEDPLGLGEGAQAMADLAELDALAEQLSQSYPGARLEDIDIEALRRQLGEESGVDAQRLAQLERELRAQGMFERAQDGSLRLSPKALRRLAETALKDVVRSLRGRTGERDTSSAGAAGEPSGSSRPWRFGDTQPWDVPRTVRNAVLRTASGGSGGAVRLDVADVEVAETEHRARAAVALCVDTSWSMVQEGRWLPMKRTALALRQLIATRFRNDALELITFGRYAAPVELAELVGMEGTWEQGTNAQHALLLAARHLRRHPDAQPVVLLVTDGEPTAHLESDGTAVFDYPPAPRTLAKTLSEVDRLAKLGAALTVFRLGEDPRLTEFVELLARRAGGRVVAPDLDGLGAAVVGDYLRSRGPFSGGSW, from the coding sequence ATGACCTACTCCTACGGGCCGTGGCACGAGGGTCCTGACCCGCTCGCGCCACCCGCCGACCTGCGTGATGCGCTGGACGAGATCGGCCAGGACGTCATGGCGGGTGCCTCGCCCCGATCCGCGCTGGAGGAGCTGCTGCGCCGGGGCACCGCGAGCACCCCTGGTCTGGACGAGCTGACCCGGCGGCTGTGGCAGCGGCGCGCGGAGATCCAGCGCAGGCACCGGCTGGACGGCACCCTGCGGGAGGTGCAGCGGCTGCTGGCGGACGCGCTGCGGTCCGAACGGGAGGCGCTGGCAGCCGATCCGGGGGAGGAAGCCCGGTTCCGGGAGGCACAACTGGACCTGCTGCCCACCGGCACCGCCGCCGCGGTTGCCGAACTCGGCGAGTACGAGTGGACCTCGCCGCAGGCGGCCGAGGACTACCAGCGCATCCGGCAACTGCTCGGCAGGGAACTGCTGGACTCCCGGTTTCAGGGTATGAAGGAGGCACTGGCCGGGACCACCGGGCAGGACGTCGAGCGGGTCCAGGCGATGCTGGCCGACCTGAACGCCCTGCTGTCCGCGCACGCGCGGGGCTTCGCCGACATCGAGGAGCGCTTTGCCGAGTTCATGCGGCGGCACGGCGAGTTCTTCCCGGAGAACCCATCCAGTATCGACGAGCTGATCGACGTGCTGGCCGCCCGCGCCGCGGCGGCGCAGCGGATGCTGAACTCGATGACCCCCGAGCAGCGCGCGGAGCTGGCCGAGCTGTCCCAGCAGGCCTTCGGTGACCCCAGGCTGGCGCAGCAACTGTCCAGATTGGACGAACAGCTGCGCGGGCTGCGCCCAGGGGAGGACTGGACCTCGGCGGGCCGGTTCCGCGGGGAGGACCCGCTCGGCCTCGGCGAGGGTGCGCAGGCCATGGCCGACCTCGCCGAACTGGACGCGCTCGCCGAGCAGCTGTCCCAGTCCTATCCGGGCGCCAGGCTGGAGGACATCGACATCGAGGCGCTGCGCAGGCAGCTGGGCGAGGAGTCCGGTGTGGACGCCCAGCGGCTCGCCCAGCTGGAGCGCGAGCTGCGCGCGCAGGGCATGTTCGAGCGGGCGCAGGACGGCTCGCTGCGGCTGTCCCCGAAGGCACTGCGCAGGCTGGCGGAGACCGCGCTGAAGGACGTGGTCCGCTCGCTGCGCGGGCGCACCGGGGAACGGGACACCTCCTCGGCCGGCGCGGCGGGGGAGCCCAGCGGGTCCAGCAGGCCATGGCGGTTCGGGGACACCCAGCCCTGGGACGTGCCGCGTACCGTGCGCAACGCGGTGCTGCGCACGGCCTCCGGCGGCAGCGGTGGCGCGGTGCGGCTGGATGTCGCGGATGTGGAGGTGGCCGAGACCGAGCACAGAGCCCGCGCCGCGGTCGCGCTGTGCGTGGACACCTCCTGGTCGATGGTGCAGGAGGGCAGGTGGCTGCCGATGAAGCGGACCGCGCTGGCCCTGCGGCAGCTCATCGCCACCCGGTTCCGCAACGACGCGCTGGAGCTGATCACCTTCGGCAGGTACGCGGCGCCGGTGGAGCTGGCCGAACTGGTCGGTATGGAGGGCACCTGGGAGCAGGGCACGAACGCGCAGCACGCGCTGCTGCTGGCGGCCAGGCACCTGCGCAGGCATCCGGACGCGCAGCCGGTCGTGCTGCTGGTGACCGACGGCGAGCCCACCGCGCATCTGGAGTCCGACGGTACCGCGGTGTTCGACTATCCGCCCGCGCCGCGCACCCTGGCCAAGACTCTGTCCGAAGTGGACCGTCTGGCCAAGTTGGGTGCGGCACTGACGGTGTTCCGGCTCGGCGAGGACCCGCGGCTGACCGAGTTCGTCGAGCTGCTGGCCCGCCGCGCGGGCGGCAGGGTGGTGGCGCCGGACCTGGATGGGCTCGGCGCCGCGGTGGTCGGCGACTACCTGCGCTCGCGTGGCCCGTTCTCCGGCGGGAGCTGGTAG
- a CDS encoding ferrochelatase gives MGYQALLWLSFGGPEGPADVLPFLENVTRGRGVPPERLAEVAEHYHHFGGVSPINQLNRDAISAVEKELAAQGIDLPVYFGNRNWHPMVEDTLARMTSDGVRSALVFPTSAYGGYSACRQYDEDIARARAAVGAEAPRLTKLRQFFDHPLFIGSFADAVRAAHAELGHPGGTRTVFVAHSVPESADRAAGPPEEGGRRYSRQVAEAARLVAAEAGLERHDLVWQSRSGPPQVPWLEPDIVDHIDALHAEGVGSVVVCPVGFVSDHLEVIWDLDNEAAERAAELGMGFARAATPNSDRRFAELVVELVREHLAGVPVRKLSGFPMAGCTVDGAPCAPRCCEQPTRPR, from the coding sequence ATGGGCTATCAGGCATTGCTCTGGCTGTCCTTCGGCGGTCCGGAGGGGCCTGCGGACGTGCTGCCGTTCCTGGAGAACGTGACCAGGGGCAGGGGAGTGCCGCCGGAGCGGCTGGCCGAGGTGGCCGAGCACTATCACCACTTCGGCGGCGTCTCGCCGATCAACCAGCTGAACCGGGACGCGATCAGCGCGGTGGAGAAGGAACTTGCCGCGCAGGGGATCGATCTGCCGGTGTACTTCGGCAACCGGAACTGGCATCCGATGGTGGAGGACACCCTGGCGCGGATGACCTCGGACGGGGTGCGTTCCGCGCTGGTGTTCCCGACCAGTGCCTACGGCGGCTACTCCGCGTGCCGCCAGTACGACGAGGACATCGCCAGGGCACGGGCCGCGGTCGGGGCGGAGGCGCCGCGGCTGACCAAGTTGCGGCAGTTCTTCGATCACCCGCTGTTCATCGGTTCCTTCGCCGATGCGGTGCGGGCGGCGCACGCCGAACTGGGGCATCCGGGCGGCACCCGGACGGTGTTCGTGGCGCATTCGGTGCCGGAGAGCGCGGATCGGGCCGCGGGTCCGCCCGAGGAGGGCGGGCGGCGTTACTCCCGGCAGGTCGCCGAGGCCGCCCGGCTGGTGGCCGCGGAGGCCGGGCTGGAGCGTCACGACCTGGTGTGGCAGTCCCGGTCCGGGCCCCCGCAGGTGCCCTGGCTGGAGCCGGACATCGTGGACCACATCGACGCGCTGCACGCCGAGGGTGTGGGGTCGGTGGTGGTGTGCCCGGTGGGGTTCGTCTCCGATCACCTCGAGGTGATCTGGGACCTGGACAACGAGGCGGCCGAACGGGCGGCCGAACTCGGCATGGGCTTCGCCAGGGCGGCCACGCCCAACTCCGACCGCCGGTTCGCCGAGCTGGTGGTCGAGCTGGTCCGGGAACACCTCGCGGGCGTCCCGGTGCGCAAGCTCTCCGGGTTCCCGATGGCCGGCTGCACGGTGGACGGCGCCCCCTGCGCGCCCCGCTGCTGCGAGCAGCCCACCCGCCCGCGCTAG
- a CDS encoding S8 family serine peptidase yields the protein MTEAADGTTSGRYLVLLEDHSGDAGIRTMADVAGLRATNTADLAGTTLGDLSTEVDGVLLYDLGVVLVTAAPDQVAALDRASRERGPIARVEPERTVHAISPAAPAAEQAGVDESTLTWGLQAIGVPESDATGAGVRVAVLDTGFDLEHPDFAGRTVVTRSFIPGEDIADGHGHGTHCIGTACGPREPAEGPGYGVAHESEIYAGKVLSNAGSGTDGGILAGISWAIAHGCTVVSMSLGAPTQPGDPHSPVFERAARRALQRGTLIVAAAGNDSKRAQGHIAPVGHPANCPSILAVGAVDMQDAIADFSCGTVDPAGAVDLIGPGVEVYSSWPMPDRQRTISGTSMATPHVSGVAALLAQRYGAGGLELWARLSQTAHRSALPSTDVGAGLVRAPGSGG from the coding sequence ATGACCGAGGCGGCTGACGGCACGACGAGCGGCCGGTATCTGGTTCTGCTGGAGGATCACTCCGGTGACGCGGGTATTCGCACGATGGCCGATGTGGCCGGACTCCGGGCCACCAACACGGCGGACCTGGCCGGAACCACCCTGGGCGACCTGAGCACCGAGGTGGACGGCGTGCTGCTGTACGACCTCGGCGTCGTCCTGGTCACCGCGGCTCCCGATCAGGTGGCGGCACTGGACCGGGCGAGCAGGGAACGCGGGCCGATCGCGAGGGTGGAGCCGGAGCGCACGGTGCACGCGATCTCCCCGGCCGCACCGGCGGCCGAGCAGGCCGGGGTGGACGAGAGCACCCTCACCTGGGGGCTGCAGGCGATCGGGGTGCCCGAGAGTGACGCCACCGGGGCCGGAGTCCGGGTCGCGGTGCTCGACACCGGTTTCGACCTGGAACACCCCGACTTCGCCGGCCGCACCGTGGTGACCAGGTCCTTCATCCCGGGCGAGGACATCGCGGACGGGCATGGGCACGGCACGCACTGCATCGGCACTGCCTGCGGCCCGCGCGAGCCCGCCGAGGGGCCGGGCTACGGCGTTGCCCACGAGTCCGAGATCTACGCGGGCAAGGTGCTCAGCAACGCGGGTTCCGGCACCGACGGTGGCATCCTGGCCGGGATCTCCTGGGCGATCGCGCACGGCTGCACGGTGGTGTCCATGTCGCTGGGCGCGCCGACCCAGCCCGGCGACCCGCACTCCCCCGTTTTCGAGCGGGCGGCCCGGCGCGCGCTGCAGCGCGGCACGCTGATCGTGGCGGCCGCTGGCAACGACAGCAAGCGGGCGCAGGGCCATATCGCCCCGGTCGGGCATCCGGCGAACTGCCCGTCCATCCTGGCGGTCGGCGCCGTGGACATGCAGGACGCGATCGCGGACTTCTCCTGCGGCACCGTCGACCCGGCCGGCGCGGTCGACCTGATCGGCCCCGGGGTCGAGGTGTACTCGAGCTGGCCGATGCCGGACCGCCAGCGCACGATCAGCGGCACCAGCATGGCGACCCCGCATGTCTCCGGGGTCGCCGCCCTGCTCGCGCAACGGTATGGCGCGGGCGGGCTGGAGCTGTGGGCCCGGCTGAGCCAGACCGCGCACCGCTCTGCCTTGCCTTCCACCGACGTCGGTGCTGGACTCGTGCGTGCCCCCGGTTCGGGGGGCTGA
- a CDS encoding ATP-binding protein, producing MNVPAPAHLPRTVGQLRAEGYRPRGVKTEIHDNLLAALRAGRDPWPGILGFSGTVLPQLERALLAAHDVVLLGERGQGKTRLLRTLAGLLDEWTPMIEGSELAEHPLRPITPAAQRRATELGDELPVSWLHRSLRYTEKLATPDTSVGDLIGDVDPVKVAEGRSLGDPETIHFGLVPRAHRGIVAINELPDLAERIQVALLNVMEERDIQVRGYTLRLPLDVLLVATANPEDYTNRGRIITPLKDRFGAEIRTHYPLDVPAEVGVVRQEAELVAEVGDPLLEVLARFVRNLRESNVIDQRSGVSARFAVAAAETVAAAALRRSALTGEEPAVARPVDLDAVPVVLRGKLEFEPGEEGRETEHLVHLLRRAVAETARERFAGLDLEPLSHAVADGHLVATGDRVPGKEVLAALPELPVLHEVAQRAGVGSTEPPGRIAAAVELALESLYLARRLAKDADDNTTVYGP from the coding sequence GTGAACGTCCCCGCACCCGCACATCTGCCCCGCACCGTGGGACAACTGCGCGCCGAGGGCTACCGGCCGCGCGGTGTCAAGACCGAGATCCACGACAATCTGCTCGCCGCGCTGCGGGCGGGCCGCGACCCGTGGCCCGGCATCCTCGGCTTCTCCGGCACGGTGCTGCCCCAGCTCGAGCGGGCCCTGCTCGCCGCGCACGACGTGGTGCTGCTCGGCGAACGCGGCCAGGGCAAGACCCGCCTGCTACGCACCCTGGCCGGGCTGCTGGACGAGTGGACCCCGATGATCGAGGGCTCCGAGCTTGCCGAGCACCCGCTGCGCCCGATCACACCCGCCGCCCAGCGCCGGGCCACCGAGCTCGGCGACGAGCTTCCGGTGAGCTGGCTGCACCGCAGCCTGCGCTACACCGAGAAGCTGGCCACCCCGGACACCTCGGTGGGCGACCTGATCGGCGATGTGGACCCGGTGAAGGTGGCCGAGGGACGTAGCCTCGGCGACCCCGAGACCATCCACTTCGGACTCGTGCCTCGGGCACACCGGGGCATCGTGGCGATCAACGAGCTGCCCGACCTCGCCGAGCGGATCCAGGTCGCGTTGCTGAACGTGATGGAGGAGCGCGATATCCAGGTCCGCGGCTACACCCTGCGGCTACCGCTGGACGTACTGCTGGTGGCCACCGCCAACCCCGAGGACTACACCAACCGCGGGCGGATCATCACCCCGCTCAAGGACCGGTTCGGCGCGGAGATCCGCACGCACTACCCGCTGGACGTCCCCGCCGAGGTTGGCGTGGTGCGGCAGGAGGCCGAGCTGGTCGCCGAGGTCGGCGACCCGTTGCTGGAGGTGCTGGCCCGGTTCGTGCGCAACCTGCGCGAGTCGAACGTGATCGACCAGCGTTCCGGGGTCTCGGCCCGGTTCGCCGTGGCCGCAGCCGAGACGGTCGCGGCCGCGGCGCTGCGCCGTTCCGCGCTGACCGGTGAGGAGCCCGCGGTGGCCCGGCCGGTGGACCTGGACGCGGTTCCGGTGGTGCTGCGCGGAAAGCTGGAGTTCGAGCCGGGGGAGGAGGGCAGGGAGACCGAGCACCTGGTGCACCTGCTGCGCCGGGCGGTGGCGGAGACCGCGCGGGAGCGCTTCGCCGGGCTCGACCTGGAGCCGCTCAGCCACGCCGTCGCCGACGGCCATCTGGTGGCCACCGGGGACCGGGTGCCCGGCAAGGAGGTGCTGGCGGCCCTGCCCGAGCTGCCGGTGCTGCACGAGGTCGCCCAGCGCGCCGGGGTCGGCTCGACCGAGCCGCCCGGCCGGATCGCCGCCGCGGTGGAGCTGGCCCTCGAGTCGCTCTACCTCGCCCGCAGGCTGGCCAAGGACGCCGACGACAACACCACGGTGTACGGGCCATGA